A region of Stegostoma tigrinum isolate sSteTig4 chromosome 3, sSteTig4.hap1, whole genome shotgun sequence DNA encodes the following proteins:
- the LOC125451308 gene encoding interleukin-8-like, whose translation MNCRAFFIILAILMLSGHLADGQAIDSVKVNLRCQCIKSTHEIIPRKLIKNLEIIPAGPHCAKVQIIAILRKGRKVCVNPEAHWIQKIRRILQ comes from the exons ATGAACTGCAGAGCATTCTTCATCATCTTAGCCATCCTGATGCTTTCTGGACATTTGGCAGATG GCCAAGCCATCGATTCAGTGAAAGTCAATCTGCGATGTCAATGCATCAAATCCACACATGAGATCATCCCCCGAAAGTTAATCAAGAATCTTGAAATCATACCTGCGGGTCCACACTGCGCCAAAGTTCAAATCAT tgCAATCCTTAGAAAAGGAAGGAAGGTCTGTGTGAATCCAGAGGCACATTGGATACAGAAGATAAGAAGAATTTTGCAATg A